CCGTCGGACTCGGCGTCCGCGTCCCAGGACGCGGGCCACTGACGCGCCACTGACGCGCCACTGACGCGCCTCAGGCGCGGCGGGTGGGCCCGTCGCACGGCGGGTGAGCCTCGCACGGCGGGGTGAGCGCGCGCCGGATGGGTCGGCGCGGCACGGCGCCCTGGCGTCCGGGCCCCGGCCGCCATGCGGCCCGCCGGCCCCGCACGGGCCCACAGCGAGCAGGCGAAAGCGGCCCCTCAGGATCACCTGGCGGGGCCGCTTTCACGCGTGCTCGGCGCTCTTGCCGGGGCCGCCCGCGCGGGGGCTCGGCGCAAGCGGGTGCGGAGCCGCTCCACGGCCGAGGCCGCTTTACGGCCGAGGCCGGTCCACGGCGGTGACCGGTCCACGGCGCAAACCGGTCCGCGGCCGTCAACCGGCCTACGGCTCGAACTTGTAGCCCAGACCGCGCACCGTCACCAGATACCGCGGGGCGCCCGGATCCGGCTCGATCTTGGCCCGGAGACGCTTGACGTGCACGTCGAGGGTCTTGGTGTCGCCCACGTAGTCCGCGCCCCAGACCCGGTCGATCAGCTGCATCCGGGTCAGGACGCGGCCCGCGTTGCGCAGCAGCATCTCCAGGAGGTCGAACTCCTTCAGCGGGAGGTCGACCTTCCCGCCCGACACCGTGACGACATGGCGGTCGACGTCCATCCGCACCGGTCCGGCCTCGAGGGCCGCCGGGGCGACCTCCTCCGGCTCACCGCGGCGGCGCAGTACCGCACGGATGCGGGCGACCAGCTCCCGCGAGGAGAAGGGCTTCGTCACGTAGTCGTCGGCTCCTATCTCCAGGCCGACGACCTTGTCGATCTCGCTGTCCTTGGCCGTGACCATGATCACCGGGACGTTGGACCGGCCGCGCAGCTGGCGGCAGACCTCCGTACCGGGCAGTCCGGGCAGCATCAGGTCCAGCAGGACGAGGTCGGCTCCGTTGCGCTCGAACTCGTCGAGCCCCTCGGGCCCGGTGGTCGCGACGGCGACCTCGAAGCCCTCCTTGCGGAGCATGTAGGAAAGAGCGTCGCTGAAGGATTCCTCGTCCTCGACGACAAGCACTCGGGTCACGGAAGGACCTCCGGGGCAGGCAGTGGTTCGCGTGGTGTGGTCCGAGGATCAGGACCGTGGGAGAAGTCGGAGTCCGGCTCTGGGCGGTGGTCCGCCTCCGCACCGGGGTCTGCGCGCTGGCGGGAACC
The Streptomyces tirandamycinicus DNA segment above includes these coding regions:
- a CDS encoding response regulator transcription factor is translated as MTRVLVVEDEESFSDALSYMLRKEGFEVAVATTGPEGLDEFERNGADLVLLDLMLPGLPGTEVCRQLRGRSNVPVIMVTAKDSEIDKVVGLEIGADDYVTKPFSSRELVARIRAVLRRRGEPEEVAPAALEAGPVRMDVDRHVVTVSGGKVDLPLKEFDLLEMLLRNAGRVLTRMQLIDRVWGADYVGDTKTLDVHVKRLRAKIEPDPGAPRYLVTVRGLGYKFEP